From the Stigmatella erecta genome, one window contains:
- a CDS encoding OmpH family outer membrane protein, with amino-acid sequence MSLRSTLAATAAALSLALPLAASAQNLKMGYVDYQRVLLEVQDGKDAKNRLQKTLDDRQKEIDQEQEKLRKAKDLLDKQASAMSEETRVQQATDLQKRILELAQKWDRYRAEAANEERQLMAPIIDRIDGVIAKIAERDSLSFVFERRDSGLVYAQTQYDLSNEVIRSYNALPKLAAPKPAAPKAPAAPVAKDAPKK; translated from the coding sequence ATGTCGCTTCGAAGCACCCTGGCTGCCACCGCCGCCGCCCTGTCGCTTGCCCTCCCGCTCGCCGCCTCCGCCCAGAACCTGAAGATGGGCTACGTGGACTACCAGCGCGTTCTGCTGGAGGTGCAGGACGGGAAGGACGCCAAGAACCGCCTCCAGAAGACGCTCGACGATCGCCAGAAGGAGATCGACCAGGAGCAGGAGAAGCTGCGCAAGGCCAAGGACCTGCTGGACAAGCAGGCCAGCGCCATGAGCGAGGAGACGCGCGTCCAGCAGGCCACGGACCTCCAGAAGCGCATCCTGGAGCTGGCCCAGAAGTGGGACCGCTACCGCGCCGAGGCCGCCAACGAGGAGCGCCAGCTGATGGCGCCCATCATCGACCGCATCGATGGCGTCATCGCGAAGATCGCCGAGCGCGACAGCCTCTCGTTCGTGTTCGAGCGGCGCGACTCGGGCCTGGTCTACGCGCAGACCCAGTATGATCTCTCCAACGAGGTCATCCGCTCGTACAACGCCCTGCCCAAGCTGGCGGCGCCGAAGCCGGCCGCCCCGAAGGCCCCCGCGGCCCCGGTGGCCAAGGACGCTCCGAAGAAGTAG
- the bamA gene encoding outer membrane protein assembly factor BamA has translation MRFPVLSLKPFLTLLAVTLWALVPCRALAQAEAGAPQAPPATASPAAPPADAPVDAVDEDAGERVVELRVEGNRRVETEAIRRALRTKQGAAFDPARTSEDLRAIWALGYFTDVQLLVQRLPSGIAYVVRVAERPTVRTVKVVGNDELSADDLKEQIDVKAGTILDVDTVRSSQKKIQEKYVEKGYFLVEVKHRIEPVEGGASVDVVLVVEENAKVMVKEIAFIGAQKIRPDELKAVMVTREGGYFSFLTGEGTYREEAFQRDLAVIQATYYDRGYINVRIDKPTTALSADKRSIFINIKVVEGEAYDIGQIGFGGDLIVPKERLARLMTSTKGERFNRSKLSQDIQAITDVYYDQGYAYANINPLTSVNAEEKTVDLTFDVQKGPQVTIERIDIVGNTKTRDKVIRRELRVYEGELYSGTGVRRSRERATALGFFETVDITQKPGSADDRIVLQVEVKEKATGTFQVGLGFSNVENFIFTAQVSQNNFLGWGQTVSASAQISGLRSLIQLSFYDPYFLDTQYLLSADFFRVDADYDGFIRRSTGGSVSLGYQFVDDLLGTVGYTREYVDVEAGQSLGAVLLANQFLSGVTSAARLSLSFDRRDNRLFPSRGFIHYGSVEFAPKLLGGTFLFTRYSAYSRLYFPLPLGFVFKTNATVGYIQQLDANSPLPISELYYLGGINTIRGYYLRSISPTLLVPRSDSPDATVVEFRSGGNKQLIFNLELEFPIFEKAGIRGVLFYDAGNAYSANERLFQDLQNDLPLGLFHSAGFGFRWFSPIGPLRFEWGIPLTRRPEDEPLLFEFTIGNFF, from the coding sequence TTGAGGTTTCCCGTTCTGTCGCTCAAGCCTTTCCTGACGCTGCTCGCGGTGACCCTGTGGGCGCTCGTTCCTTGCCGTGCCCTGGCGCAGGCCGAGGCGGGCGCGCCGCAGGCGCCTCCTGCCACCGCGTCCCCCGCGGCTCCCCCCGCCGATGCCCCCGTGGATGCGGTGGACGAGGACGCGGGCGAGCGCGTCGTCGAGTTGCGCGTCGAGGGCAACCGCCGCGTGGAGACCGAGGCCATCCGCCGCGCGCTCCGCACGAAGCAGGGGGCCGCGTTCGATCCTGCCCGGACCTCCGAGGATCTCCGGGCCATCTGGGCCCTGGGCTACTTCACGGATGTTCAGCTGCTCGTGCAGCGGCTGCCCAGCGGCATCGCCTACGTCGTCCGCGTGGCCGAGCGCCCCACGGTGCGCACCGTGAAGGTGGTGGGCAATGACGAGCTGAGCGCCGACGACCTCAAGGAGCAGATCGACGTCAAGGCGGGCACCATCCTGGATGTGGACACCGTCCGCTCCTCGCAGAAGAAGATCCAGGAGAAGTACGTCGAGAAGGGCTACTTCCTGGTGGAGGTGAAGCACCGCATCGAGCCGGTGGAGGGGGGCGCGAGCGTCGACGTGGTGCTGGTGGTCGAGGAGAACGCGAAGGTGATGGTGAAGGAGATTGCCTTCATCGGCGCCCAGAAGATCCGCCCGGACGAGCTCAAGGCGGTGATGGTGACCCGCGAGGGCGGCTACTTCTCGTTCCTGACGGGGGAGGGCACCTACCGCGAGGAGGCGTTCCAGCGCGACCTGGCCGTCATCCAGGCCACCTATTACGACCGGGGCTACATCAACGTCCGGATCGACAAGCCCACCACGGCGCTGTCGGCGGACAAGCGCTCCATCTTCATCAACATCAAGGTGGTGGAGGGCGAGGCCTATGACATCGGCCAGATCGGCTTCGGGGGCGACCTCATCGTGCCCAAGGAGCGGCTGGCGCGGTTGATGACCTCCACGAAGGGCGAGCGCTTCAACCGCTCCAAGCTGTCGCAGGACATCCAGGCCATCACGGACGTCTACTACGACCAGGGCTACGCCTACGCGAACATCAACCCCCTCACCTCGGTGAACGCCGAGGAGAAGACGGTGGACCTGACCTTCGACGTGCAGAAGGGGCCGCAGGTCACCATCGAGCGCATCGACATCGTGGGCAACACGAAGACGCGCGACAAGGTCATCCGCCGCGAGCTGCGCGTCTACGAGGGCGAGCTGTACAGCGGCACGGGCGTGCGCCGCAGCCGCGAGCGCGCCACGGCCCTGGGCTTCTTCGAGACGGTGGACATCACCCAGAAGCCTGGCAGCGCCGATGACCGGATCGTCCTCCAGGTGGAGGTGAAGGAGAAGGCCACGGGCACCTTCCAGGTGGGCCTGGGCTTCTCCAACGTGGAGAACTTCATCTTCACGGCCCAGGTGTCCCAGAACAACTTCCTGGGGTGGGGGCAGACGGTGTCCGCCTCGGCGCAGATCTCCGGCCTGCGCTCGCTCATCCAGCTGTCGTTCTATGATCCGTACTTCCTGGACACCCAGTACCTGCTGTCGGCGGACTTCTTCCGGGTGGACGCGGACTATGACGGGTTCATCCGGCGCTCCACGGGCGGCAGCGTCTCGCTGGGCTACCAGTTCGTCGACGACCTGCTGGGCACCGTGGGCTACACGCGCGAGTACGTGGACGTGGAGGCAGGCCAGAGCCTGGGCGCGGTGCTGCTGGCCAACCAGTTCCTGAGCGGAGTCACCAGCGCCGCGCGCCTGTCGCTGTCCTTCGACCGGCGCGACAACCGCCTCTTCCCGTCGCGGGGCTTCATCCACTACGGCTCGGTGGAGTTCGCCCCGAAGCTGCTGGGCGGCACGTTCCTCTTCACGCGCTACTCGGCCTACTCGCGCCTGTACTTCCCGCTGCCGCTGGGCTTCGTCTTCAAGACGAACGCCACGGTGGGCTACATCCAGCAGCTGGACGCGAACAGCCCGCTGCCCATCTCCGAACTCTACTACCTGGGCGGCATCAACACGATCCGCGGCTACTACCTGCGCAGCATCAGCCCCACCTTGCTGGTGCCGCGCTCGGACTCGCCCGATGCCACCGTGGTGGAGTTCCGCTCGGGCGGCAACAAGCAGCTCATCTTTAACCTGGAGCTGGAGTTCCCCATCTTCGAGAAGGCGGGCATCCGGGGCGTGCTCTTCTATGACGCGGGCAATGCCTACTCGGCCAACGAGCGGCTGTTCCAGGACCTGCAAAACGACCTGCCGCTTGGCCTGTTCCACTCCGCGGGCTTCGGCTTCCGCTGGTTCTCGCCCATTGGCCCCCTGCGCTTCGAGTGGGGCATCCCCCTGACGCGGCGTCCGGAAGACGAGCCCCTCCTGTTCGAGTTCACCATCGGCAACTTCTTCTGA
- a CDS encoding ABC transporter ATP-binding protein gives MAFLSIRNVFKSYFLHGKRIDVLRDVSLDIGKGELVSLVGPSGAGKSTFLHVLGTLDAPAAGEVLFEGQSVFAMNDARIADFRNRTIGFVFQSHYLLPEFTALENVAMPALIQRRDRSQTYAEARKLLERVGLGGRVDHRPGELSGGEAQRVALARALVLQPAILLADEPTGNLDPATGEGIHQLLRDVNRDLGITAVVVTHNEALARSMPRRLRLAGGQVTDA, from the coding sequence ATGGCGTTCCTCTCCATCCGCAACGTCTTCAAGAGCTACTTCCTGCACGGCAAGCGCATCGACGTGCTGCGCGACGTGTCCCTGGACATCGGCAAGGGCGAGCTGGTGAGCCTGGTGGGGCCCTCGGGCGCCGGCAAGAGCACCTTCCTGCACGTGCTGGGCACGCTGGACGCGCCGGCCGCCGGCGAGGTGCTCTTCGAGGGGCAGTCCGTCTTCGCGATGAACGACGCGCGCATCGCCGACTTCCGCAACCGCACCATCGGCTTCGTCTTCCAGAGCCACTACCTGCTGCCGGAGTTCACCGCGCTGGAGAACGTGGCCATGCCCGCCCTCATCCAGCGCCGGGACCGAAGCCAGACATACGCGGAAGCCCGGAAGCTGCTGGAGCGGGTAGGACTGGGCGGCCGGGTGGACCACCGCCCCGGAGAGTTGTCGGGCGGTGAGGCCCAGCGCGTGGCCCTGGCGCGCGCCCTGGTGCTCCAGCCTGCCATCTTGCTCGCCGATGAGCCGACCGGAAACCTGGACCCGGCCACGGGCGAGGGCATCCACCAGCTCCTCCGGGACGTGAACCGGGACCTGGGCATCACCGCGGTGGTGGTGACCCACAACGAGGCCCTGGCCCGCTCGATGCCCCGGCGCTTGCGCCTTGCAGGCGGCCAGGTGACGGACGCGTGA
- a CDS encoding ABC transporter permease translates to MQSAERQTVYRWGFVWGGALVAFVGAVLLAVAVSRSDAWAEVSSFLGLSLIGWGSLLQCLNTVSLFSAQAGLKEALPPLAGTQFLVAGMLAWLGGWGLLAAGIRRAPASAAEGPSPAAGAALYPRLASYRDFYWSTLGAYGGGVLLAELVLILLQTWLSSGGQLAEAGGDAAGGSGFQLAPPWAFAISLLVASGVAFLSGAIGSARARRLSLPEATLGVFYLGLPVPILLTLMERVPALQLSLGYRLREVTYVAGLIGRPELSYWLVFVLLVLMLVLGINSGFIAAGSGRVDLRLGFELFVARRHVAVFRPSLLLGTLAVLMFGIIPPLLVYGIVRAVEAAVERTRIRALGLADPLQAASALNRLKLREQSPTMMMTALSVGGVGVGVMALIIVLSVMSGFELDLQKKILGTHSHAVVSKYAGDLPEYPKLMEQVAKVPGVLGQSPFITNQVMIVSDGNVDGVVIKGIDPATVGSVTDLPQYMQAGGSLENLTSPEKILPRRMQGGADAPVLDDRPAGGAAGTEEEEDPIIGKRSKPAQEAVLPGIILGRELAASLRAVVGDRVNIVSPLGTELGPTGPVPKNRVFRVAGIFYSGMYEYDAKFVYILLEEAQRFFEVKGANGIDLKVADIDNARRIAADVVRKLGGYPYRARDWSETNRNLFSALRLEKLVMGIILSIIIIVAAGLIVATVIMLVLEKRKEISVLKALGVSDGGIVKIFLSEGLQIGVAGGLLGLLSGLAWCFFIEKVGIKLDPEVYYIPALPVRIEPVQTLLSVVIAVLVTYLASIYPALKASSVEPVEGLKGE, encoded by the coding sequence GTGCAAAGCGCTGAACGGCAGACCGTCTATCGCTGGGGTTTCGTCTGGGGAGGCGCCCTCGTCGCCTTCGTGGGGGCGGTGCTGCTCGCGGTGGCGGTGTCGCGCTCCGATGCGTGGGCGGAGGTCTCCAGCTTCCTGGGGCTGTCCCTCATCGGCTGGGGCAGCCTGCTTCAGTGCCTCAACACCGTCTCGCTCTTCTCGGCCCAGGCCGGGCTGAAGGAGGCGCTGCCGCCGCTCGCGGGCACGCAGTTCCTGGTGGCGGGCATGCTGGCCTGGCTGGGCGGGTGGGGGCTGCTGGCGGCGGGCATCCGCCGGGCGCCTGCTTCCGCGGCGGAGGGGCCGAGCCCCGCGGCCGGGGCGGCGCTGTACCCGAGGCTCGCGAGCTACCGGGACTTCTACTGGAGCACGCTGGGGGCCTACGGCGGCGGCGTCCTGCTGGCCGAGCTGGTGCTCATCCTGCTCCAGACGTGGTTGTCCAGCGGCGGGCAGCTCGCGGAGGCCGGCGGAGACGCGGCCGGGGGCTCGGGCTTCCAGCTGGCGCCGCCCTGGGCCTTCGCCATCTCGCTGCTGGTGGCCAGTGGGGTGGCCTTCCTGTCGGGGGCCATCGGCTCGGCGCGGGCGCGCCGCCTGTCCCTGCCCGAGGCCACCCTGGGCGTCTTCTACCTGGGCCTGCCCGTCCCCATCCTCCTGACGCTGATGGAGCGGGTGCCCGCGCTGCAGCTGTCCCTGGGGTACCGGCTGCGCGAGGTGACGTACGTGGCGGGCCTCATCGGCCGGCCGGAGCTGAGCTACTGGCTCGTCTTCGTGCTCCTGGTGCTGATGCTGGTGCTGGGCATCAACTCGGGCTTCATCGCCGCGGGCAGCGGCCGGGTGGACCTGCGGCTGGGCTTCGAGCTGTTCGTGGCGCGGCGCCACGTGGCGGTGTTCCGGCCCTCGCTGCTGCTGGGCACGCTGGCGGTGCTCATGTTCGGCATCATCCCCCCGCTGCTCGTCTACGGCATCGTCCGGGCGGTGGAGGCGGCGGTGGAGCGCACGCGCATCCGCGCCCTGGGGTTGGCGGACCCGCTCCAGGCGGCCTCGGCGCTCAACCGGCTGAAGCTGCGCGAGCAGTCGCCCACCATGATGATGACGGCCCTGTCCGTGGGCGGCGTCGGCGTGGGGGTGATGGCGCTCATCATCGTCCTGTCGGTGATGAGCGGCTTCGAGCTGGACCTGCAGAAGAAGATTCTGGGCACCCACTCGCACGCGGTGGTGTCCAAGTACGCGGGCGACCTGCCCGAGTACCCGAAGCTGATGGAGCAGGTGGCCAAGGTGCCGGGGGTGCTCGGCCAGTCCCCCTTCATCACCAACCAGGTGATGATCGTCTCCGACGGCAACGTGGACGGCGTGGTCATCAAGGGCATCGACCCGGCCACGGTCGGGTCGGTGACGGACCTGCCACAGTACATGCAGGCGGGCGGCTCGCTGGAGAACCTGACCTCGCCCGAGAAGATCCTCCCCCGGCGGATGCAGGGGGGGGCGGACGCGCCCGTGCTGGATGACCGGCCCGCGGGTGGCGCTGCCGGGACCGAGGAAGAGGAGGACCCCATCATCGGCAAGCGGAGCAAGCCCGCGCAGGAGGCGGTGCTGCCGGGCATCATCCTGGGCCGGGAGCTGGCCGCCTCGCTGCGGGCCGTGGTGGGCGACCGGGTGAACATCGTCTCGCCGCTGGGCACGGAGCTGGGGCCGACGGGGCCGGTGCCGAAGAACCGGGTGTTCCGCGTGGCGGGCATCTTCTACTCGGGCATGTACGAGTATGACGCCAAGTTCGTCTACATCCTCCTGGAGGAGGCCCAGCGCTTCTTCGAGGTGAAGGGCGCCAACGGCATCGACCTCAAGGTGGCGGACATCGACAACGCGCGGCGCATCGCCGCCGACGTGGTCCGCAAGCTCGGGGGCTACCCGTACCGGGCGCGCGACTGGAGCGAGACGAACCGCAACCTCTTCTCCGCGCTGCGCCTGGAGAAGCTGGTGATGGGCATCATCCTGTCCATCATCATCATCGTGGCCGCGGGCCTCATCGTCGCCACCGTCATCATGCTGGTGCTGGAGAAGCGCAAGGAGATCTCCGTCCTCAAGGCGCTGGGCGTCTCGGATGGCGGCATCGTGAAGATCTTCCTCTCGGAGGGCCTGCAGATCGGCGTGGCCGGGGGGCTCCTGGGGCTGCTGTCCGGGCTGGCCTGGTGCTTCTTCATCGAGAAGGTCGGCATCAAGCTGGACCCGGAGGTCTATTACATCCCCGCGCTGCCGGTGCGCATCGAGCCGGTGCAGACCCTCCTGTCCGTGGTCATCGCGGTCCTGGTCACGTATCTGGCGTCCATCTACCCCGCGCTCAAGGCGAGCAGCGTGGAGCCGGTGGAAGGCCTGAAGGGGGAATAG